The proteins below are encoded in one region of Desulfosalsimonas propionicica:
- a CDS encoding ATP-binding protein, translating into MDPSQIDQILVNLCVNARHAIADVGRIIIETETRTFDEDYCATNIGFTPGDFVMLSVNDNGCGMDKKTQNRIFEPFFTTKKTGEGTGLGLATVYGIVKQNEGFINVYSEPGNGTTFKIYLPKHETMPEETKSQAALEPEIKGTETVLLVEDEQQILHMTTMMLEKLGYTVLAAQTPAEAMDTVKAHTSKIDLLMTDAVMPEMNGRELSENIKSLHQGLKVMFMSGYTADLIAHRGVLDEGVNFIQKPFPRRDLALKLREILDEADQ; encoded by the coding sequence ATGGACCCGAGCCAAATCGATCAGATTCTGGTCAATTTGTGTGTAAATGCCCGGCATGCTATTGCCGATGTGGGCAGAATAATAATTGAAACCGAAACAAGGACTTTTGATGAAGACTATTGCGCCACAAACATCGGCTTTACTCCGGGGGATTTCGTTATGCTCTCCGTGAATGACAACGGCTGCGGTATGGACAAGAAAACCCAAAACCGGATTTTTGAGCCGTTTTTCACCACAAAAAAAACAGGGGAAGGCACGGGTCTGGGATTGGCTACGGTTTACGGCATCGTCAAGCAAAATGAAGGCTTTATCAATGTTTACAGTGAGCCTGGAAACGGGACCACATTCAAAATCTATCTCCCAAAGCATGAGACAATGCCAGAAGAGACAAAAAGTCAAGCCGCTCTTGAGCCTGAAATTAAGGGAACTGAAACAGTCCTATTGGTGGAGGACGAACAGCAGATCCTGCACATGACAACAATGATGCTCGAAAAGCTTGGCTATACCGTGCTGGCCGCCCAAACGCCCGCAGAAGCAATGGATACGGTCAAGGCGCATACAAGCAAAATTGACCTGCTTATGACCGATGCTGTCATGCCGGAGATGAACGGCCGGGAGCTTTCAGAGAATATCAAATCCCTCCATCAGGGTCTTAAGGTCATGTTTATGTCAGGCTATACCGCCGACCTGATTGCACACCGCGGAGTGCTGGACGAAGGTGTTAATTTTATTCAAAAACCTTTTCCAAGAAGGGATCTTGCTCTCAAGCTAAGAGAAATCCTGGATGAAGCAGACCAGTGA
- a CDS encoding fused MFS/spermidine synthase, with the protein MLGASSYAVTIILSTFMAGLGLGAWLIGKKADQFAAKKLIRAYIVLEVGIGVYSMLLPVLLEWSESIYVAFQQSYEPSLLVFNGFKLMLAALLLIVPTTLIGATLPVISRYIIRRQDHISIPVARLYAMNTLGGFLGTVLAGYYLLPALGIVQTTGIAISINFAVAAAFWLVNILMHPDSSAPAVQGDLSAAQPETCISSLQKAVLGGFFLSGMAAMFYEVAWTRTLSMILGTTTFAFTTMLATFLVGIALGSSLYGIIKHFLSGIKLVVALQFIVACSVLLSIPLFESLPLIFVILHDRFVQGWTEMQMVRFFLAGSVMLIPTVAMGLLFPAVSAVFIDNTGHLGRRLGQSYGLNTLGNVLGSVLCGLILIPAIGMQKAIIAGAVLNLVAGCMIQMSRKDISIPRRMPAMAAAGIILFLAFSMVKPWSPWIMNSGVYVYAPRYEKMLENYQRLAKRNDKLPEASAWEILKSSMHQYELLHYDTGPAATVAVMEDREGTRFLSVDGKTDASTGQKSDMETQVMIGQLPLLFHENPDKVLVVGLGSGVTVGSALTHDVRVVDCAEISTAVAGAAELFSQANHNALEDPRLRIVPRDARNMLLTSEERYDVIISQPSNPWISGQSNLFSLEFYQLVSKHLKPGGLFLQWTPSYLTSSRSLKIIVHTMRSVFPHLTAWTSGSAGDMIFMARKGEKLQIDYSEFVSRVSRKPVKQDIERVGLNPELLPFELFVMNEDELPVYIYADLQAPLPQNTDDRLITEFSAPRQLLTRNRISRFVQPDRLHGNLSSLLQILKNVQIEEVKSDILSENT; encoded by the coding sequence TTGCTGGGCGCTTCAAGCTATGCCGTAACCATTATTCTCTCCACTTTCATGGCCGGGCTCGGCCTCGGGGCGTGGCTGATCGGCAAAAAAGCGGATCAGTTCGCTGCAAAAAAACTGATACGTGCCTACATTGTTCTCGAAGTGGGCATCGGCGTTTATTCAATGCTGCTTCCTGTCCTTCTGGAATGGTCTGAATCGATTTACGTGGCATTCCAGCAATCTTATGAGCCCAGCCTGCTTGTTTTCAACGGATTCAAGCTGATGCTGGCCGCATTACTGCTGATTGTACCCACAACCTTGATTGGCGCTACGCTACCGGTCATCAGTCGTTATATCATTCGCCGTCAAGATCATATTTCCATTCCCGTAGCCCGCCTTTATGCCATGAATACACTGGGAGGCTTTCTGGGAACCGTATTGGCCGGTTATTATCTTCTGCCGGCCTTGGGAATTGTTCAAACGACCGGCATTGCAATCTCTATTAACTTTGCGGTTGCGGCAGCGTTTTGGCTTGTGAACATATTGATGCATCCTGATTCTTCCGCTCCTGCAGTACAGGGCGATTTGTCCGCGGCCCAGCCCGAAACCTGCATAAGTTCTCTGCAAAAAGCTGTACTTGGAGGCTTCTTTTTGTCCGGAATGGCCGCCATGTTCTATGAAGTTGCCTGGACACGCACCCTATCAATGATTCTCGGGACCACTACGTTTGCCTTTACCACCATGCTGGCGACTTTTCTGGTGGGCATTGCACTGGGCAGTTCGCTCTACGGTATCATCAAGCATTTTCTGTCAGGAATAAAACTCGTTGTCGCCCTTCAGTTTATTGTAGCCTGCTCGGTTTTGTTGTCAATTCCTCTGTTCGAATCACTTCCATTGATCTTTGTCATTCTTCATGACCGTTTTGTACAGGGATGGACAGAGATGCAGATGGTGCGTTTTTTTCTGGCCGGTTCCGTGATGCTGATTCCCACCGTTGCAATGGGTCTGCTTTTCCCGGCTGTCAGCGCGGTTTTTATTGACAATACCGGCCACCTGGGTCGCCGGCTGGGCCAGTCCTATGGCCTGAACACGCTTGGAAACGTTCTTGGCAGTGTGTTGTGCGGGCTTATTCTAATCCCGGCAATCGGGATGCAGAAAGCTATTATAGCGGGGGCTGTGCTGAACCTGGTTGCCGGCTGTATGATCCAGATGTCCCGGAAAGACATTTCGATCCCGAGACGGATGCCGGCCATGGCAGCGGCTGGGATAATCCTGTTTCTGGCTTTCTCGATGGTCAAACCCTGGTCTCCGTGGATTATGAACAGCGGGGTCTATGTGTATGCCCCCAGGTACGAAAAAATGCTCGAAAACTATCAGCGGTTGGCAAAAAGAAATGATAAGCTCCCCGAAGCTTCTGCTTGGGAAATTCTCAAATCATCCATGCATCAATACGAACTGCTGCATTACGATACAGGCCCCGCTGCCACGGTAGCTGTTATGGAAGACCGGGAGGGTACACGGTTTCTCAGTGTGGACGGCAAAACAGACGCGAGTACCGGGCAGAAGAGCGACATGGAAACCCAGGTGATGATTGGACAACTCCCTTTGCTATTTCATGAAAATCCCGACAAAGTCCTTGTGGTGGGTCTGGGCAGCGGGGTCACCGTGGGTTCGGCCTTGACCCACGATGTCCGTGTGGTTGATTGTGCTGAAATTTCGACTGCTGTTGCCGGGGCGGCTGAGCTGTTCTCACAGGCCAATCACAATGCCCTGGAAGATCCGCGCCTGAGGATTGTTCCCCGGGATGCCAGAAACATGCTCTTAACCTCGGAAGAACGCTATGATGTAATAATCTCCCAGCCGTCCAATCCCTGGATCAGCGGGCAGTCAAATCTGTTTTCTTTGGAGTTTTACCAGCTCGTGAGCAAGCATCTTAAGCCGGGCGGCCTGTTTTTACAGTGGACGCCGTCGTATCTCACTTCCTCGCGGTCTCTGAAGATCATCGTGCACACGATGCGAAGCGTGTTTCCCCATTTGACAGCCTGGACCAGCGGCTCTGCGGGAGATATGATCTTTATGGCCAGAAAAGGAGAGAAACTCCAGATTGATTACTCGGAATTTGTGAGCCGGGTCAGCCGCAAACCGGTAAAACAGGATATTGAGAGAGTCGGACTCAATCCGGAACTGCTGCCTTTTGAATTATTTGTTATGAATGAAGATGAGCTTCCCGTTTACATTTACGCAGACCTTCAGGCCCCGCTGCCACAAAATACCGACGATCGCCTGATTACCGAATTTTCAGCGCCCAGGCAGCTGCTCACGCGCAACCGGATTTCCAGGTTCGTGCAGCCCGATCGCCTGCACGGGAATCTTTCTTCACTGCTCCAAATACTGAAAAACGTACAGATCGAAGAGGTTAAAAGCGACATACTTTCAGAAAATACATAA
- a CDS encoding PAS domain S-box protein, translated as MDLSGIIGIVNNAALLLALALLYDTLSLSPRYDKSPLRQIAAGIVLGAVGIAIMLNPWNFGHGIMFDTRSVLLCIAGFFFGTVPVALAALMTAAMRIFIGGAGVWTGVAIIVGSGAIGLAWRHLRRDRQKDPSIVELYLLGLVVHVVMLVCMLSLPWEIADEVLWQITLPVMLIYPLTTAVLGNLMVHRGRRNQMEAALRKSEEKFRNLFQHHAAAKLLIDAETGKIAEANYAVEKFYGWSAKELRKRKIHDINTLPPDRIASEMDSARTQKRTHFEFRHRIADGSIKNVDVYSSSIDIDGKEYLHSIINDATDRKQAEDTLREREKFLQSILETTPDGFWAVDRKGVLTEVNDAYCIMSGYGRDEIVGMSISELDALESPEETADHLQQIMSNGSEVFETRHRRKDGSIFPVEISATYLDEHGGKFVCFSRDLTLRKQQEEQVVLLGHMLDAAPAAIMIHDLKGHLFYANEVAFALHGYESKAEFLALNLYELIFSESEKPVAAYFDGVAKKGENRLETFHYRKDGSTFPLEIMAKSIEWDGKPAILNIGSDITERKKAQEAIAHSYDLMQYIIEHANSAVAVHDRDLKYIYVSKRYLDEYKLKERDIIGKHHYEVFPDLPQKWRDVHQKALKGEILRAERDPYPREDGTVEWTRWECRPWHESDGSIGGFIVYTEVITDRVLTEEALRESEEYQRAIIEASPVAIISLTPDGFVRSWNTAAEQRRFCQQIDDPQRSPASCWHFPASRRSSPSHWMSTKPLRACSRCCAA; from the coding sequence ATGGATCTTTCGGGCATCATTGGTATTGTGAACAATGCGGCACTTTTGCTTGCTCTGGCCCTCCTCTATGACACGCTCAGCCTAAGCCCACGGTACGATAAATCTCCACTTCGGCAGATAGCCGCTGGCATTGTGCTGGGTGCCGTTGGTATCGCAATCATGCTCAATCCATGGAATTTTGGCCATGGGATCATGTTTGATACCCGCTCGGTTTTGCTTTGTATTGCCGGTTTCTTCTTTGGAACCGTCCCCGTAGCTCTGGCAGCTTTGATGACCGCTGCGATGCGCATTTTTATTGGAGGAGCCGGGGTATGGACCGGCGTTGCCATTATTGTAGGTTCCGGCGCCATTGGTCTGGCATGGCGGCATTTGCGCCGCGATCGGCAAAAAGACCCTTCGATAGTCGAACTGTATCTGCTTGGCCTTGTCGTCCATGTTGTCATGCTCGTTTGCATGCTGTCTCTGCCCTGGGAGATCGCTGATGAAGTGCTCTGGCAAATCACCCTGCCGGTTATGCTGATTTATCCCTTAACCACGGCTGTGCTGGGTAATCTGATGGTGCACCGGGGCAGGCGAAATCAGATGGAGGCGGCTTTAAGAAAGAGCGAAGAGAAATTCAGGAACCTTTTTCAGCATCATGCTGCGGCCAAATTGCTCATTGATGCCGAGACAGGAAAAATCGCGGAGGCCAATTACGCCGTGGAAAAATTTTACGGATGGTCCGCTAAGGAGTTAAGAAAACGAAAGATTCACGATATCAACACGCTTCCACCAGATCGGATCGCTTCAGAAATGGACAGTGCCCGAACGCAGAAGCGGACCCACTTTGAGTTCCGTCATCGCATAGCTGACGGTTCGATAAAAAATGTTGATGTCTACAGCAGCAGTATTGACATAGACGGAAAAGAATATCTTCATTCCATCATCAACGACGCGACCGACCGCAAACAGGCAGAGGACACCCTTCGGGAGCGGGAAAAATTTCTCCAGTCAATCTTAGAAACCACGCCGGATGGATTTTGGGCTGTGGATCGCAAAGGGGTGCTAACAGAGGTGAATGATGCCTATTGCATCATGTCTGGCTACGGCAGGGACGAAATTGTCGGGATGAGCATTAGTGAACTGGATGCCTTGGAGTCGCCTGAGGAGACCGCAGACCATCTCCAGCAAATCATGTCCAATGGCTCGGAGGTTTTTGAAACCAGACACCGCCGCAAGGACGGCAGCATCTTTCCCGTGGAAATATCCGCCACCTACTTGGATGAACACGGGGGTAAATTTGTCTGCTTTAGCCGGGATCTCACGCTGCGCAAACAGCAGGAGGAACAGGTTGTCCTGCTGGGCCACATGTTGGATGCGGCGCCGGCGGCGATCATGATCCATGATCTGAAAGGCCATCTGTTTTATGCAAACGAAGTTGCGTTTGCGCTCCACGGCTATGAGAGCAAGGCGGAATTTTTGGCGCTGAACCTCTATGAGTTGATTTTCTCCGAAAGTGAAAAGCCGGTTGCCGCGTATTTCGACGGCGTTGCAAAGAAGGGTGAGAACAGGTTGGAAACGTTTCATTACCGCAAGGACGGTTCGACCTTCCCCTTAGAAATCATGGCAAAATCCATCGAATGGGATGGAAAGCCTGCGATCCTAAACATCGGCAGTGACATTACAGAGCGCAAAAAAGCGCAGGAAGCAATTGCGCATTCTTATGACCTGATGCAATATATCATTGAGCATGCCAACAGTGCGGTTGCTGTGCATGACAGGGACTTGAAATATATTTACGTAAGCAAGCGCTACCTGGATGAATACAAGCTCAAGGAAAGAGATATTATTGGGAAACACCACTACGAAGTGTTCCCTGACCTGCCCCAGAAATGGCGGGATGTCCATCAGAAAGCATTAAAAGGAGAGATTTTAAGGGCAGAGCGCGATCCCTACCCCCGGGAAGACGGCACAGTGGAATGGACCCGTTGGGAATGCCGGCCTTGGCATGAGTCCGACGGATCGATTGGCGGATTTATTGTTTATACAGAAGTCATCACGGATCGGGTTCTGACCGAAGAGGCCCTTCGGGAGAGCGAGGAATACCAGCGGGCCATTATCGAGGCCTCGCCTGTAGCGATCATCAGCCTTACACCCGATGGTTTTGTTCGAAGCTGGAATACTGCTGCAGAGCAGAGGAGGTTTTGTCAGCAGATAGACGATCCACAGAGATCACCCGCCAGTTGCTGGCATTTTCCCGCCAGCAGACGATCGTCCCCGAGTCACTGGATGTCAACGAAACCGTTGAGAGCATGCTCAAGATGCTGCGCCGCCTGA